Proteins encoded in a region of the Triticum dicoccoides isolate Atlit2015 ecotype Zavitan chromosome 3A, WEW_v2.0, whole genome shotgun sequence genome:
- the LOC119271079 gene encoding uncharacterized protein LOC119271079 — MCFEFSSCFGGGIKDDYGGERSNHAGCGGRRRGRGRRGDRGNDASYYGEADRKLAPAKDHQPAIDEAGRKAHHDGGRKADHVVAGAGGHGYYAAYARDKAHETPKLPAWHNKLGDDAGYAYNTARLRHQAAPDHREHAAMDYHHYPSTTTNLVRIS, encoded by the coding sequence ATGTGCTTCGAGTTCAGCTCCTGTTTCGGCGGCGGCATAAAGGACGACTACGGCGGCGAGCGGTCCAACCATGCCGGCTGCGGCGGCCGTCGCCGTGGCCGCGGCCGCAGGGGGGACCGTGGGAACGATGCCTCCTACTACGGCGAAGCCGACCGCAAGCTGGCGCCGGCCAAAGACCACCAGCCGGCCATCGACGAGGCGGGTCGCAAGGCCCACCATGATGGCGGGCGGAAAGCTGACCACGTGGTCGCCGGCGCCGGTGGCCACGGCTATTATGCTGCCTACGCGCGAGACAAGGCCCACGAGACGCCCAAGCTTCCTGCATGGCACAACAAGCTCGGGGACGACGCCGGCTACGCCTACAACACGGCGCGCCTCCGCCACCAGGCTGCTCCTGATCATAGGGAGCACGCCGCCATGGATTACCACCACTACCCAAGCACTACTACCAATCTCGTAAGGATTAGCTAG